The Myxococcota bacterium genome includes the window CGAAAGCGCCGTCGAGTCGTCGCCGTCCCCGGTGAACTGGGTGGTCACCGCGGTCGTGCCCGTCGCACCGAAGTCGAGCGCGACGTTCTGGGCGAGGGCACCGCCGCCGGTGAAGTTGGCGACCAGGGGGCCACCCGTCGTGGCCGAGAGGTTGCCGGCCGTGTCGAAGGCCAGCGTGCCGGCCCCGATCGAGACCACGGTCTCACCGGCTCCCGGGGGAACCGTCGAATCCGCGGGCGGAATCGTCGCGTTCCAGGTCCAGGCGTTCGGGCCGGTGCGGGTGTAGTAGACCGTGACCTCGTGGCCACCGCCCAGGGAGTCGTAGGCGGTGACGGAGGTCTGGAAGCTCGACGTCCCGGACGGGTCGACCAGGCTGAAGGGGCCGTTCGTCGGAGCCGCCGAATCGAGGTTCATCGAGACCTCGATGCCGGTCGATGCCTGCGGGTCGGCCAGCGTCACGTTCAGCTGGATGTCGGCCAGCTGTCCGGTCGAGGTCTGAGTCGCTGGATCGATCGTGAACCCCTGGACGCGCTGTCCCAGGGCATCGACCAGTAGGCCGTCGCGATCGAAGTTGAACAGGCCGGCCCGCGAATAGGTCTGGCCCTGTTGGCCGTCGAGGATGAAGAAGCCGCGGCCCTCGATGCCGAGGTCCGTGGTGTTCGCCGAGGACTCGAAGGTCCCCTGGGTGAACACCTGGCCCACGTTGAGCACCTTGCTGCCGGAGCCGATCTGGGAGACCCCGCCCGAGGTCGAGATGTTCTGGCCGAGCAGGTCGGCGAAGAGCGCGCGGCGTTCCTTGAATGCCGGCGTGCTGACGTTGGAGATGTTGTCACCGATCACCGAGATCGCCGTGGAGGCGGTGTCGAGTCCGGAGACGCTGGCAAAGAGTGCATTCGAAAGGCTCATGGTTCTACCTCAGTGAGAGGGCGGGAAAAGCAAAGTGTGAGATTCAGATTCGGCTTCGATCGAGCGGATCGATTTGCGCAGCAGCTGCTCGAAGGTCGGCGGCTCGGGACGCGCGAGCAGGGAGGCGAGCAGGCGCTTCAGCTGTCGCTTCCAGATGGCGGCGTTCATTCACTCACCTCGCGCAGGGCGCCCAGCGGCGTCTCGACGCCGTTCAGGACCAGGGTCGGCGCGTCGCCATCGAGGCGCGTCCCCGTCACCCGGGACTGGACGAGCACGTTGGGAGCGACCTCACCCGGAGCGGCCGTCAAGCGCACGGTGTAGACGCCGGCCTGCGGAAGCTGGTTGAAGGAGGCCCAGTCGATCGCGTTGCGTCCCGGCGCCAGGGTCTGGCTGGGGAGTCGGGCGACGACCTGGTTGGCCCCGTTGATGAGCTCCAGCCCCTGGAGGTTGGTCGGACGGCTGGCCTCCAAGAAGAGGGTCGGGAGCTCGGCGTCGGGTCCAGCCGGGATGCCCACTTGTTGGGTATCGACCAGAGCTTCGCGCCCGATCAGACCCGCCGCCGCGAGGTTCTGGCTGTTCGCCCCGCTCTGGGTCAGCGCATCGATCGACGTGCGCATCGAGATCAGTTGATCGAGGCTCGAGAACTGGGCGAGCTGGGCGGTGAACTCGGTGGCGTCCTGGGGGTCCAGGGGGTCCTGGTTCTCGAGCTGCGCGATCAGCATGGCGAGGAAGTCCTCTTGTCCGAGAGTCGCGTTCGCACCGCTCTCGCGGGTCGCGGTCGTGGCCACGGTGCCACCGCCGAGTACGTCTCCGATCTCCATGGGTATCCTCCTCTAGACCCGCAGGTCGATCCCGCGTCCGTCGGACGCGGTGGGTTCGGCGGGCGCATCGCCGCGGGTTTCCTGCTCGGCGCCATTGCCGCGGTTCGCGCCGCGTTGGTCGCGGGCCGGCGTCTGC containing:
- a CDS encoding flagellar hook protein FlgE, with translation MSLSNALFASVSGLDTASTAISVIGDNISNVSTPAFKERRALFADLLGQNISTSGGVSQIGSGSKVLNVGQVFTQGTFESSANTTDLGIEGRGFFILDGQQGQTYSRAGLFNFDRDGLLVDALGQRVQGFTIDPATQTSTGQLADIQLNVTLADPQASTGIEVSMNLDSAAPTNGPFSLVDPSGTSSFQTSVTAYDSLGGGHEVTVYYTRTGPNAWTWNATIPPADSTVPPGAGETVVSIGAGTLAFDTAGNLSATTGGPLVANFTGGGALAQNVALDFGATGTTAVTTQFTGDGDDSTALSITQDGFATGNVSNLTIDREGFFVVSFTNGRTQALARAALATFPSVEGLTAVGNNLFVESRESGQPLIGAPETGQFGSVRSNAIEQSNVDLADQFIRLIINQRAFQANTRTVSTTNELLANLVQLGQ
- a CDS encoding flagellar hook assembly protein FlgD — encoded protein: MEIGDVLGGGTVATTATRESGANATLGQEDFLAMLIAQLENQDPLDPQDATEFTAQLAQFSSLDQLISMRTSIDALTQSGANSQNLAAAGLIGREALVDTQQVGIPAGPDAELPTLFLEASRPTNLQGLELINGANQVVARLPSQTLAPGRNAIDWASFNQLPQAGVYTVRLTAAPGEVAPNVLVQSRVTGTRLDGDAPTLVLNGVETPLGALREVSE